The Solibacillus daqui genome has a segment encoding these proteins:
- a CDS encoding dipeptidase, with translation MNHLQTLDAYFTEHRERHLAELNEFLRIPSISALSEHKADMATAANWLADHLKSLNIENVAVEQTAGHPVVYGEWLYAEGKPTILFYGHYDVQPVDPLHLWETPPFEPSIRDNKLFARGSSDDKGQVFMHLKMIEALFAMEGTLPVNVKFIYEGEEEIGSPSLPQYTEDNKEKLAADLIVISDTGLYAKGKPAVCYGLRGLTGVQIDVRGAKGDLHSGLYGGGVQNAIHALADILASFRDEHGTIQVEGFYDNVLPLSEEERQAYRDLNFDEDALKEEVGVKELFGEAGYSYLEQTWARPTLEINGVFGGFSGEGIKTVLPAEAGAKITCRLVPNQDPDEIVALLKAHIEKHKPAGVEVVISEFDKGKPYITPFDHPLIQAAGRSYEKVYNVPTAYTRGGGSIPIVAAFDEILNLPVVLMGFGLSSENFHAPNEHFHLENFDQGLRVLGDYMHEVANIKL, from the coding sequence ATGAATCATTTACAAACATTAGATGCTTACTTTACAGAACATCGCGAGCGCCATTTAGCCGAATTAAACGAATTTTTACGCATTCCAAGTATTTCTGCCCTATCCGAGCACAAAGCAGATATGGCGACTGCTGCGAACTGGTTAGCAGATCACTTAAAATCATTAAATATCGAAAACGTTGCAGTTGAACAAACAGCTGGCCACCCTGTTGTGTATGGTGAATGGTTATATGCAGAAGGAAAACCAACGATTCTATTCTATGGTCACTATGATGTACAGCCAGTTGATCCATTACATTTATGGGAGACACCGCCGTTTGAGCCATCAATTCGTGACAACAAGCTGTTTGCACGTGGGTCTTCTGATGACAAAGGCCAAGTGTTCATGCACTTAAAAATGATTGAAGCACTGTTTGCTATGGAAGGAACATTGCCTGTAAACGTGAAATTTATTTATGAAGGCGAAGAAGAAATCGGTAGTCCGTCACTTCCTCAATATACGGAAGACAATAAAGAAAAATTAGCAGCAGACTTAATCGTTATTTCGGATACTGGTCTTTATGCAAAAGGAAAGCCAGCAGTATGCTACGGCTTACGTGGCTTAACAGGTGTACAAATTGATGTGCGAGGTGCGAAAGGTGATTTACATTCAGGCCTTTACGGTGGCGGTGTACAAAATGCCATTCACGCATTAGCTGACATTTTAGCGTCATTCCGTGATGAGCATGGCACAATCCAAGTTGAAGGCTTCTATGACAATGTATTGCCATTATCAGAAGAAGAGCGCCAAGCATACCGCGACCTAAACTTTGACGAAGATGCATTAAAAGAAGAAGTGGGCGTTAAAGAATTATTCGGTGAAGCCGGTTACTCTTATTTAGAACAAACATGGGCTCGTCCAACGCTAGAAATTAACGGCGTGTTTGGTGGCTTCTCAGGTGAAGGCATTAAAACGGTGTTACCAGCTGAAGCAGGCGCAAAAATTACGTGCCGCTTAGTACCAAACCAAGATCCAGATGAAATCGTAGCGCTACTTAAAGCACATATTGAAAAGCACAAGCCTGCTGGTGTTGAGGTTGTTATTTCTGAGTTTGATAAAGGGAAACCTTACATCACACCATTCGATCATCCATTAATTCAAGCAGCGGGTCGTTCATACGAAAAAGTATACAATGTGCCAACTGCTTATACGCGCGGCGGTGGTTCGATTCCAATCGTAGCCGCATTTGATGAAATCTTAAACTTACCGGTTGTGCTAATGGGCTTCGGACTTTCAAGCGAAAACTTCCACGCACCAAACGAACACTTCCATTTAGAAAACTTCGACCAAGGCTTACGTGTACTTGGTGATTATATGCATGAAGTTGCGAATATTAAGCTATAG
- a CDS encoding ester cyclase, with protein sequence MTPEQIVREFFEKVRSGNDPEYSNQLMAEQVVAHQTVSEVEQTVVRTPKDYAEHVREMIEAYGNFSLEIQELLVGGNKVYVRWKQKGTHVGEIDGYQPTGLPIIQMASAVYKIENEKISEYWIQIDRLGIQVQLESNKNIKSL encoded by the coding sequence ATGACACCAGAACAAATTGTTAGAGAATTTTTTGAAAAAGTACGTTCAGGTAATGATCCTGAATACTCCAATCAATTAATGGCAGAACAAGTAGTGGCACATCAAACTGTATCTGAAGTAGAACAAACAGTGGTGAGGACACCTAAGGATTATGCTGAACACGTAAGAGAAATGATTGAAGCATATGGTAATTTTTCTTTAGAAATTCAAGAATTATTAGTAGGCGGAAATAAAGTATATGTACGGTGGAAACAAAAAGGTACGCACGTAGGAGAAATTGATGGATACCAACCTACAGGGCTTCCAATAATACAAATGGCAAGTGCGGTATATAAAATAGAAAATGAAAAAATTTCAGAGTATTGGATTCAGATTGATAGGTTAGGTATTCAAGTACAATTGGAGAGTAATAAAAATATTAAAAGTTTATAA
- a CDS encoding aminotransferase class V-fold PLP-dependent enzyme: MYWSKIATTEKEFDAIAALNYETFVEEIPQHTSNNQKRLVDKFHTENTYIVVYKGIEIVGMAAFRDKRPFSIDQKIGIVEKHLAPEDCAYLCEIRLLAVKKAHRNGRVFSKLATAIYRYYYDKGYTACVISGTVREEKLYSEMGFKQFAPAVGTEEARFLPMVLTRKDSAVFRERLRENNAVFYPGPVALEFSIEQSVLSHRSFQFEQELAQMKETLCQLTSAKFVIPMVGSGTLANDAMLGQLKSDFNDGRGLFLTNGEFGNRLIHQAQQWDLSFDWLDFGWGQPFSIERIEQQLQTDTYRYIVFVHSETSNSTMNPLEDLKHLAARYDIALCADCVSSFGATPFSMAHVHYATASSGKALGTIAGVAFVFCKEAPQVSVAPLYMNLPYYMEKTIPFTLPHFLVQSVNTALKAYPVRFEILQNRLELVRKAALPIQAVNPIIATLQHDEMPKIMETCALNGFLLHGDSGYLKERHSAQISMIQPKFERDFKKVAELIENIMKTL, encoded by the coding sequence ATGTATTGGAGTAAAATTGCTACAACAGAAAAAGAATTCGATGCGATTGCGGCCTTAAACTATGAGACTTTTGTTGAAGAAATTCCGCAGCATACATCAAATAACCAAAAGCGATTAGTCGATAAATTTCATACTGAAAATACATATATCGTCGTCTATAAAGGCATAGAAATCGTTGGAATGGCTGCGTTTCGCGATAAGCGACCCTTTTCAATCGATCAAAAAATTGGCATCGTTGAAAAGCATTTAGCGCCAGAAGATTGTGCTTATTTATGTGAAATCCGATTATTAGCGGTGAAAAAAGCACATCGTAATGGGCGTGTATTTTCTAAGCTAGCTACGGCCATTTATCGCTACTATTATGACAAGGGCTATACGGCATGCGTCATTTCAGGTACGGTGCGCGAGGAAAAGCTGTATAGCGAGATGGGCTTTAAACAGTTTGCGCCAGCAGTAGGGACAGAAGAAGCACGTTTTTTACCAATGGTGCTGACACGTAAAGATAGCGCAGTATTTCGTGAGCGCTTACGTGAAAATAATGCTGTATTTTACCCTGGCCCTGTCGCATTGGAATTTTCGATTGAGCAATCGGTTTTATCGCATCGCTCGTTTCAATTTGAGCAGGAGCTTGCACAGATGAAAGAAACACTGTGTCAGCTAACGAGTGCAAAGTTTGTCATTCCGATGGTGGGCAGTGGCACATTAGCGAATGATGCGATGTTAGGACAGCTAAAAAGTGATTTTAACGATGGACGAGGCTTATTTTTAACGAACGGGGAGTTTGGCAATCGGTTGATTCATCAGGCGCAGCAATGGGATTTATCGTTTGATTGGTTAGATTTTGGTTGGGGGCAGCCATTTTCAATCGAACGGATCGAGCAGCAACTGCAAACCGATACGTATCGATATATTGTCTTCGTTCATAGTGAAACGTCCAATAGTACAATGAATCCATTAGAGGACTTGAAGCATTTAGCAGCGCGTTATGATATCGCTTTATGTGCGGATTGTGTGAGTTCGTTTGGGGCTACACCGTTTTCGATGGCGCATGTACATTATGCAACGGCGAGTAGTGGCAAAGCGCTTGGGACAATTGCAGGGGTAGCTTTCGTCTTTTGTAAGGAAGCGCCACAAGTAAGCGTCGCACCACTGTATATGAATTTACCTTATTATATGGAAAAAACGATTCCATTTACGCTGCCACATTTCTTAGTTCAGTCAGTTAACACCGCTCTAAAGGCATATCCAGTACGCTTTGAAATCTTACAAAACCGGTTGGAGCTTGTAAGAAAAGCCGCGTTACCGATTCAGGCAGTGAACCCGATTATAGCGACGTTGCAGCATGATGAAATGCCAAAAATTATGGAAACCTGTGCGTTAAATGGCTTTTTGTTGCATGGGGATAGTGGCTATTTGAAAGAGCGACATAGCGCACAAATTAGTATGATTCAGCCGAAATTTGAACGGGATTTTAAAAAGGTAGCAGAACTTATTGAAAATATCATGAAAACGTTGTAA
- a CDS encoding MarR family winged helix-turn-helix transcriptional regulator has protein sequence MNEQKRDQISALFETLTSLERKIANQWNSHDLLGFSKSHILILAFLHTEGPKRPSAIAEKLKVTTGGVTVLTSKLLKAGLIEKTQNETDRRASQIHITQAGVEMLAQSKKQVDVVFESLFGMLDEDELKTLTQIFAKCAKL, from the coding sequence ATGAATGAGCAAAAACGAGATCAAATATCGGCTCTTTTTGAAACTTTGACCTCATTGGAACGTAAAATCGCAAACCAATGGAACAGCCATGACCTATTAGGTTTTTCAAAGTCACATATTTTAATTTTAGCTTTTCTTCATACAGAGGGGCCAAAACGACCTTCTGCCATTGCTGAAAAGTTAAAGGTGACAACGGGTGGCGTTACCGTATTAACATCGAAGCTCCTTAAAGCGGGCTTAATCGAAAAAACGCAAAATGAAACTGACCGCCGCGCCTCTCAAATTCATATTACCCAGGCTGGCGTCGAAATGCTTGCTCAATCTAAAAAACAAGTCGATGTGGTGTTTGAAAGTTTGTTTGGAATGTTAGACGAAGACGAGCTTAAAACACTCACACAAATCTTTGCAAAATGCGCGAAATTATAA
- a CDS encoding SE1832 family protein encodes MLTKDQLQQQIAELKMDYINLQGDMEKLESLGHADSVKQALTRLENMEARLAELNKQLAAL; translated from the coding sequence ATGCTAACAAAGGACCAATTACAGCAGCAAATTGCCGAATTGAAGATGGATTACATCAATCTTCAAGGCGATATGGAAAAATTAGAATCACTTGGCCATGCAGATTCAGTGAAACAGGCATTAACACGTCTAGAAAATATGGAAGCAAGGCTCGCAGAACTAAATAAACAGCTCGCAGCACTTTAA
- a CDS encoding NAD(P)H-binding protein: protein MKEMRSALVVGATGLVGSALVKLLCNSDEYVSVNVISRRPLDYFHPKLVVTLREFDQIAESDIEFAHEVYCCLGTTMKKAGSKEQFEKVDFEYPLTIAALAKNRGIGHFIVISAMGANEKAFAYYSRVKGKLENALITMDFPQLSIVRPSLIIGERGEFRFGESIGAIALKMVNPLLVGPLKQVRSIPAEQIARAMKMIALQGEKQKVTIYKSDELLSMDIPPVEKVEAELAEKEISFNWSKLKKDELPPIDKEVVFDRSKKKEADKRD, encoded by the coding sequence ATGAAGGAGATGCGTTCAGCTTTAGTAGTTGGTGCGACAGGTTTAGTCGGCTCAGCTTTAGTTAAATTATTGTGCAATAGTGACGAGTACGTTTCTGTCAATGTTATTTCGAGAAGACCACTTGATTATTTTCACCCAAAATTAGTCGTCACATTGCGTGAATTTGATCAAATTGCAGAGAGTGATATTGAGTTTGCCCACGAAGTATATTGCTGCTTAGGAACAACGATGAAAAAAGCGGGTTCAAAGGAACAGTTTGAAAAGGTAGATTTCGAATACCCATTAACAATTGCGGCGTTGGCAAAAAATCGAGGGATCGGGCATTTTATTGTCATTTCGGCAATGGGTGCAAATGAAAAGGCATTTGCGTATTATAGTCGTGTAAAGGGTAAGTTAGAAAATGCGCTCATTACGATGGACTTCCCGCAACTATCCATTGTGCGGCCATCACTCATTATAGGAGAGCGTGGGGAATTTCGTTTTGGAGAGTCTATCGGTGCAATAGCGCTAAAAATGGTGAATCCGCTGTTAGTTGGACCGTTGAAACAGGTGCGCTCAATTCCAGCCGAGCAAATTGCACGTGCGATGAAAATGATTGCACTACAAGGGGAAAAGCAAAAGGTAACGATTTATAAATCTGACGAGCTATTATCGATGGATATTCCGCCTGTAGAGAAAGTTGAGGCCGAACTAGCAGAAAAAGAGATTTCATTCAATTGGAGTAAGCTAAAAAAAGATGAGTTGCCACCGATTGACAAAGAGGTTGTATTTGATCGAAGCAAAAAAAAAGAAGCGGATAAGCGTGACTAA
- a CDS encoding NADPH-dependent FMN reductase codes for MKILLVDGTIFGRKTGVLLEQVQQYITALNPELELEILYFSKLQHQILDGSPLNDDMKKMIQKFEEADAYIFASPIFQASIPGVLKNAFDMIPPKAMRYKPAAIVGNGGTYQHHLVLENQLRPILDYFRCLVTPNYVYTHADHFDKDNNITSEDVHNRLRELARVFVQYCEMTKTLSKQAVDIQ; via the coding sequence ATGAAGATTTTACTTGTCGATGGGACGATTTTTGGTCGCAAAACCGGTGTTCTTTTAGAACAGGTTCAACAATATATCACAGCTTTAAACCCTGAGTTAGAGCTTGAAATTTTATATTTTTCAAAGCTTCAGCATCAAATTTTAGACGGCAGCCCGCTAAATGATGATATGAAAAAGATGATTCAAAAATTTGAAGAGGCGGACGCATACATTTTTGCGTCACCCATTTTCCAAGCATCGATTCCAGGTGTACTAAAAAATGCCTTTGACATGATTCCACCAAAAGCAATGCGTTACAAGCCAGCTGCAATCGTTGGTAATGGTGGGACGTACCAGCATCATTTAGTATTAGAAAATCAATTACGCCCAATTTTAGATTACTTCCGCTGCCTAGTCACACCAAACTACGTGTACACGCACGCGGATCATTTCGATAAAGACAATAATATTACTAGTGAAGATGTACACAACCGTCTACGCGAACTAGCGCGCGTGTTCGTGCAATACTGCGAAATGACAAAAACATTATCAAAACAAGCTGTGGACATTCAATAA
- a CDS encoding ABC-F family ATP-binding cassette domain-containing protein, giving the protein MAILTVENLGHSFGDRTLFKDVSFRLVEGDHIGLVGANGVGKSTLMSIITGQAIHDEGKVEWLPGTHYGYLDQHTVLTAGRSMRDALRDAFLPLYKKEERLNEISTELAEPDADYDKLLEEMAEIQDALDAGDFYSLDMKIDEVARGLGLDAIGLERDVAALSGGQRTKVLLAKLLLEKPKVLLLDEPTNYLDEEHVTWLKNYLKNYPYAFLLISHDTEFMNDVVDVILHLEFTKMTRYTATYEKFTELAEINKRQHIDAYEKQQEFIKQQEDFIARNKARYSTSGRAKSRAKQLDRMERIDRPETAVKPEFSFKEARTPGRYVVEAENLVIGYDKEKPLLPPLTFQIERGEKIALVGMNGVGKSTLLKTMLGKVQPLDGKVILGDYLEPSYFEQEVKADKITPIDDVWNAFPSMEQAQVRAALARAGLKTDHITRPLNSLSGGEQAKVRLCKLMMDQTNWLIFDEPTNHLDVDAKEELKRAMKEFKGTIVLVSHEPEFYDGLATKVWNVQDWFTSRETKELNEFK; this is encoded by the coding sequence ATGGCAATATTAACAGTTGAAAACTTAGGTCATTCATTCGGTGACCGTACATTATTTAAAGATGTTTCATTCCGTTTAGTTGAAGGCGATCACATCGGTTTAGTTGGTGCTAACGGGGTTGGAAAATCAACATTAATGAGCATCATTACAGGACAAGCAATTCACGACGAAGGTAAAGTGGAATGGCTACCGGGTACGCACTATGGTTACTTAGACCAGCACACTGTATTAACAGCAGGCCGTTCAATGCGTGATGCATTACGTGACGCGTTTTTACCTCTTTACAAAAAAGAAGAGCGTTTAAATGAAATCTCTACAGAACTTGCTGAGCCAGATGCAGATTACGATAAGCTATTAGAAGAAATGGCTGAAATTCAAGATGCACTAGACGCAGGCGATTTCTACAGCTTAGATATGAAAATTGATGAGGTTGCACGTGGTTTAGGCTTAGATGCAATTGGTTTAGAACGTGACGTAGCGGCTCTTTCAGGTGGGCAACGTACAAAAGTTTTACTTGCCAAGCTTTTATTAGAAAAACCAAAAGTTTTATTACTAGACGAGCCTACGAACTATCTGGACGAAGAGCACGTAACTTGGTTAAAAAACTATTTAAAGAACTATCCATACGCATTCCTATTAATTTCGCATGACACGGAATTCATGAATGATGTTGTGGATGTCATCTTACATTTAGAATTCACAAAAATGACGCGTTACACGGCAACTTATGAAAAATTCACCGAGCTTGCGGAAATTAACAAGCGTCAACATATCGATGCGTATGAAAAACAACAGGAATTTATTAAACAGCAAGAGGATTTCATCGCTCGTAACAAGGCTCGTTATTCGACAAGCGGCCGTGCAAAATCACGTGCGAAGCAATTAGACCGTATGGAGCGTATTGACCGCCCTGAAACAGCTGTAAAACCAGAATTCAGTTTTAAAGAAGCACGTACACCAGGTCGCTATGTGGTAGAAGCAGAAAACTTAGTCATCGGGTATGACAAAGAAAAACCATTATTGCCGCCACTTACCTTCCAAATCGAGCGCGGTGAAAAGATCGCCCTTGTAGGGATGAACGGTGTTGGTAAATCGACATTACTAAAAACAATGCTTGGCAAAGTGCAGCCGTTAGACGGGAAAGTTATTTTAGGTGACTATTTAGAGCCATCGTACTTCGAACAAGAAGTAAAAGCGGACAAAATTACACCAATCGATGATGTGTGGAATGCGTTCCCTTCTATGGAGCAAGCCCAAGTTCGTGCCGCATTAGCACGTGCTGGTCTTAAAACAGACCATATTACACGTCCACTAAACTCACTGTCTGGTGGTGAGCAAGCGAAAGTCCGTCTATGTAAATTAATGATGGATCAAACAAACTGGTTAATTTTTGACGAACCAACAAACCACTTAGACGTGGACGCAAAAGAAGAATTAAAACGCGCTATGAAGGAATTCAAAGGCACAATCGTTCTCGTATCACACGAGCCTGAATTCTATGATGGTCTAGCAACAAAAGTCTGGAACGTACAAGATTGGTTCACTTCACGCGAAACGAAAGAATTAAACGAATTTAAATAA
- a CDS encoding glycerol-3-phosphate acyltransferase — protein MLYIFLSYLVGNILFAVLVGKVRGIDLQQANSGNLGARNAGRTLGKGAFVIVAIGDGLKGLLVVLAGRLLDYSEITIALAVIAVILGHLYPFWNKGKGGKGVATIIGAMVLFAPLSFLVFLGGFGLSVILTKSATISMVVGFVAYGLLLVVQQPAGSLFCIALLLVIWKQRKSIIERVKPNVLE, from the coding sequence ATGCTATATATTTTTCTAAGTTATTTGGTCGGCAACATTTTATTTGCGGTTCTAGTGGGTAAAGTAAGGGGCATTGATTTGCAACAAGCCAATAGTGGCAATTTAGGCGCCCGTAATGCAGGACGAACACTTGGTAAAGGTGCCTTTGTTATTGTGGCGATTGGAGATGGCTTGAAAGGGCTCCTAGTTGTTTTAGCGGGACGGTTACTGGACTATTCTGAAATAACGATTGCTCTTGCGGTTATTGCCGTTATTCTCGGTCACCTTTATCCATTTTGGAACAAGGGGAAGGGGGGCAAGGGCGTTGCAACAATCATCGGGGCAATGGTATTGTTTGCACCACTGTCTTTCCTTGTATTTTTAGGGGGATTTGGATTAAGCGTCATTCTTACAAAAAGTGCAACAATTAGCATGGTTGTAGGATTTGTTGCTTATGGATTGCTACTTGTCGTACAACAACCCGCGGGAAGCCTATTTTGTATTGCCTTACTGCTCGTTATTTGGAAGCAACGAAAAAGCATAATAGAAAGAGTGAAACCAAATGTATTGGAGTAA
- a CDS encoding PseG/SpsG family protein codes for MKLPKKRIIWIIEHCDTKGMYPFERAVTLANFLRDESVFLFVKTENQALIDKLATTGLTIVLFDRFIELKNKIRELEPDLIVHDGKDTQLEQVEMIRPYCSTIVHFDDFGVGAQLVDCHIIALFGEPHEDSIPQELAGSYAFAVPPNLQQTAQEIYDAADCNIKGELPHIVIAYEDGDANNLTYRTLRHLTQLHIPLKISIAIDDDYKHDIDSLKMMALSRRNIELVQRPDALLHLMPKADLIICNANYTPYKVAAAGIPCITTAQHEQELNYTFAREMNGFIHIGLGRKMKQSILQNAVMELLLHESRRERAVRKQRALEILTNNDILKNLLLDLAYSRHNLAHM; via the coding sequence ATGAAATTGCCTAAGAAAAGAATTATTTGGATTATCGAACATTGTGATACGAAAGGCATGTATCCATTTGAGCGCGCCGTTACCCTCGCAAATTTCCTACGCGATGAAAGTGTTTTTTTATTTGTAAAAACGGAAAACCAAGCGCTCATTGATAAGCTAGCTACGACGGGTTTAACGATTGTATTATTCGATCGTTTCATAGAATTGAAAAATAAAATTCGTGAGCTTGAGCCAGATTTGATCGTCCATGACGGCAAGGATACACAGCTTGAACAAGTTGAAATGATTCGTCCATATTGCTCGACAATTGTCCATTTCGATGATTTTGGAGTGGGTGCACAGCTTGTCGACTGCCATATTATTGCGCTATTTGGTGAGCCGCACGAGGATTCGATTCCACAAGAGCTTGCTGGTAGCTATGCATTTGCTGTGCCACCAAATTTACAACAAACAGCCCAGGAAATTTATGATGCAGCAGATTGCAATATTAAAGGAGAACTTCCTCACATCGTTATTGCTTATGAAGACGGTGATGCCAATAATTTAACGTACCGCACATTACGCCACTTAACGCAGCTACATATCCCACTCAAAATTTCAATCGCCATTGATGATGATTACAAGCACGATATTGATAGCCTTAAAATGATGGCATTAAGCCGACGCAATATAGAACTCGTGCAACGTCCAGATGCCCTACTCCACCTAATGCCGAAAGCCGATTTAATTATTTGTAATGCTAACTATACACCTTACAAAGTGGCTGCTGCCGGAATCCCTTGCATTACAACTGCCCAGCACGAGCAGGAATTAAACTATACATTTGCCCGCGAAATGAACGGCTTCATTCACATTGGCTTAGGTCGAAAAATGAAGCAGTCCATTTTACAAAACGCTGTCATGGAGCTATTACTTCACGAATCCCGTCGTGAACGTGCTGTACGCAAACAGCGGGCTTTAGAAATTTTAACGAACAATGATATTTTAAAAAATTTACTACTCGATTTAGCATATTCTCGTCATAATCTTGCGCACATGTAG
- a CDS encoding RNA polymerase sigma factor encodes MNELLSTIYDEYNRYIYHLCLKLTRNQTEAEDLMQEVWVKVVRYEESVAGVDHVKAWLTTITMNTFRDRYRKNVRRSKYMMSQPEQLDVPILDLVPNNEASTEELVEKTEITKIVQEKMSQLEGIYQKTLWYFYVDQFSLAEISELMKVSIGTVKSRLFRAKARLKEILLADNHVADAILPA; translated from the coding sequence ATGAACGAATTATTATCAACAATTTATGATGAATACAACCGCTACATTTACCACCTATGCTTAAAATTAACACGCAATCAAACTGAAGCGGAAGACTTAATGCAAGAAGTTTGGGTAAAAGTTGTGCGCTACGAAGAATCAGTAGCTGGAGTTGACCATGTAAAAGCTTGGCTTACAACAATTACAATGAATACATTCCGCGATCGTTACCGCAAAAATGTGCGTCGTAGCAAATACATGATGAGCCAACCTGAACAATTAGACGTACCTATTTTAGATTTGGTTCCCAATAATGAGGCTTCAACAGAGGAACTTGTAGAAAAAACAGAAATCACAAAAATTGTTCAAGAAAAAATGAGCCAATTAGAAGGCATTTATCAAAAAACATTATGGTATTTCTATGTAGATCAATTTTCATTAGCAGAAATTTCAGAGCTTATGAAAGTATCCATCGGCACAGTAAAATCTCGTTTATTCCGCGCAAAAGCTCGTTTAAAGGAAATTTTATTGGCAGACAATCATGTAGCCGATGCGATTTTACCAGCTTAA
- the spx gene encoding transcriptional regulator Spx, whose protein sequence is MPVTIYTQSSCSSSRKALKWLNENHIAYTEKRTTSQPLTLAEFKHILSMTEDGTDEIIATNSNDFKNLDIDIDQLSIQELYNLIQQHPRMLRSPILLDKKRIQIGYNEMDIRRFIPRKVRAFELNALQKLAVE, encoded by the coding sequence ATGCCAGTTACAATTTATACACAATCAAGCTGTTCTTCATCACGAAAAGCATTAAAATGGTTAAACGAAAACCATATCGCTTACACTGAAAAACGTACAACATCTCAGCCTTTAACATTAGCCGAGTTCAAACATATTTTAAGCATGACAGAAGATGGAACTGACGAAATTATCGCAACAAACTCAAACGATTTTAAAAACTTAGACATTGATATCGATCAATTATCAATTCAAGAACTATACAATTTAATTCAGCAGCATCCACGTATGTTGCGTAGCCCTATTTTACTTGATAAAAAACGCATTCAAATCGGCTATAACGAAATGGACATCCGTCGCTTCATTCCACGTAAGGTGCGTGCATTTGAACTGAATGCCCTTCAAAAGCTAGCTGTAGAATAG
- a CDS encoding APC family permease produces MWKQIFIGKPLKLNSEKQQAVSKKEALALLSSDALSSVAYGPEQIIIVLSAATALHSLYTLPVAGLILALLFLLVIAYRSVITQFPEGGGAYKVTQKYMNNYVALCTAGLLLVDYILTIAVSVSAGVDALTSAFPSLHASRIIISVLFIGGLLLLNLRGVTETARVLMFPVYGFIVAMFLVFIMALFKWNDAVIVSPATIEAFSWMLLIKAFAVGCSALTGVEAISNAVPNFKKPAAVNAQKTMLVLAGVLTLLFSGVLIFTTHFQITPSMNETILSQLASQIVGRNGFYFFIQAVTISILLLAANTSFAAFPQLLANLAKDGYAPRIFLNRGDRLRLLQ; encoded by the coding sequence ATGTGGAAACAAATTTTCATCGGAAAGCCTTTAAAATTAAACAGTGAAAAGCAGCAAGCGGTATCGAAAAAAGAGGCGCTAGCTCTCCTGTCTTCGGATGCATTATCTTCGGTTGCCTATGGACCAGAGCAAATCATCATCGTACTTTCGGCGGCAACTGCCTTACATTCGCTCTATACATTACCCGTTGCTGGGCTCATATTAGCGTTGCTGTTTTTACTTGTTATTGCTTATCGTTCGGTCATTACCCAGTTTCCAGAGGGTGGCGGTGCCTATAAAGTCACACAAAAATATATGAATAACTATGTAGCGCTTTGTACAGCCGGGCTTCTTTTAGTCGATTACATTTTAACGATTGCCGTAAGCGTATCTGCCGGTGTAGATGCTTTAACTAGTGCCTTTCCAAGTTTACATGCGTCTCGAATTATAATTAGCGTGCTTTTTATCGGTGGGTTACTATTACTTAACTTACGTGGTGTAACAGAAACCGCACGCGTATTGATGTTTCCTGTGTACGGCTTTATTGTGGCGATGTTTCTCGTTTTCATCATGGCACTTTTTAAATGGAATGATGCTGTGATCGTTTCCCCGGCTACAATAGAAGCTTTTTCATGGATGTTGCTCATTAAAGCTTTTGCGGTTGGCTGTTCTGCGCTTACAGGTGTAGAAGCGATTAGTAACGCGGTTCCCAATTTCAAAAAGCCAGCTGCCGTCAATGCACAAAAAACGATGCTAGTATTAGCGGGTGTCTTAACGTTGCTCTTTAGTGGAGTCCTAATTTTTACAACGCATTTTCAAATTACACCATCCATGAATGAGACGATTTTATCTCAGCTTGCGTCTCAAATTGTTGGACGAAATGGCTTTTATTTTTTCATTCAGGCTGTAACGATTAGTATTTTATTACTTGCAGCAAACACCTCCTTTGCAGCGTTTCCGCAACTATTAGCGAATCTCGCGAAGGACGGCTATGCACCGCGCATCTTTTTAAATCGTGGAGATCGTCTTAGGCTACTCCAATAG